In Caloenas nicobarica isolate bCalNic1 chromosome 5, bCalNic1.hap1, whole genome shotgun sequence, a single genomic region encodes these proteins:
- the RASSF7 gene encoding ras association domain-containing protein 7 isoform X1, which yields MELKVWVDGIQRVVCGVSEQTTCQEVVIALARAIGQTGRYVLVQKLREKERQLLPLECPLESLAKCGQYASDVQFVLRRTGPSVAERPSSEGAPQAPERTFIRASLPIKPRPASTDAPRSREPKKSMTFSLGPTGSSDPFAMSRWRHQVREGMDLEGSGVVQPSKEELFRRVLWQQEQLHSLEAHGVTLETDLRLWECGRLAGQEDEILYLEHLVRRNETELGEEEFWQSELWLEKECERERQERVRSLRASLEEYTQRIYELSAQTEALQEEIQWEMAERAKRGKETPMPSPTELEDMAAKMKRDLEAKVKQGTQLESNLASVEKALEEAERNLQAQTQELEELNKELRQCNLQQFIQQTGATVTVLQARSEEDAQPEPSLRELPACRKNGGFPLTTGTDSPPRASSKQLVSHPRTLPEPLVSSLNPEVVSTRQSIWR from the exons ATGGAGCTGAAGGTCTGGGTGGATGGAATCCAGAGGGTCGTCTGCGGCGTCTCAGAACAAACTACCTGCCAAGAAGTGGTTATTGCCTTGGCGCGGGCCATCG GTCAGACGGGCCGCTATGTGCTGGTGCAGAAGCTGCGGGAGAAGGAGCGTCAGCTGCTGCCGCTGGAGTGCCCCTTGGAGTCCCTGGCCAAGTGTGGGCAGTATGCCAGTGATGTGCAGTTTGTCCTGCGGCGGACGGGCCCCAGTGTGGCCGAGCGGCCCTCCTCAGAGGGTGCTCCCCAAGCTCCCGAGAGGACATTCATCCGGGCCAGCTTGCCCATCAAGCCCAGACCTGCCAGCACAGATGCACCCCGTTCCCGGGAGCCAAAAAAATCCATGACCTTCAGCTTGGGTCCTACAGGCTCCAGTGACCCATTTGCCATGAGCCGCTGGAGGCACcaagtgcgggaagggatggacTTGGAAGGCAGTGGAGTTGTCCAGCCCTCCAAGGAGGAACTGTTTAGGAGGGTGCTGTGGCAACAGGAGCAACTGCATTCCTTGGAGGCCCATGGGGTCACTCTGGAGACGGACCTACGGCTCTGGGAGTGTGGCCGGCTTGCTGGCCAGGAGGATGAGATCCTCTACCTGGAGCACCTGGTGCGGAGAAACGAGACAGAGCTGGGCGAGGAGGAGTTTTGGCAGAGTGAGCTCTGGCTGGAGAAGGAGTGTGAGCGGGAGCGGCAGGAGCGGGTTAGGAGCCTGCGGGCCAGCCTGGAGGAGTACACCCAGAGGATCTATGAGCTGAGTGCCCAGACTGAAGCCCTGCAGGAGGAGATCCAGTGGGAGATGGCTGAGAGGGCCAAGAGGGGGAAGGAGACTCCTatgcccagccccacagagctgGAGGACATGGCTGCCAAGATGAAGAGAGACCTGGAGGCCAAGGTCAAGCAAGGCACCCAGCTGGAGAGCAACCTGGCCAGCGTGGAGAAAGCCCTAGAGGAAGCTGAAAGGAATCTGCAG GCCCAGACCCAAGAGCTGGAGGAGTTAAATAAGGAGCTGAGGCAGTGTAATTTGCAGCAGTTTATTCAGCAGACGGGGGCCACGGTGACCGTCCTGCAGGCCAGGTCCGAGGAGGATGCCCAGCCGGAGCCGAGCCTGCGCGAGCTGCCAGCCTGCCGGAAAAACGGAG GTTTTCCTCTCACCACCGGCACTGACTCACCTCCCCGAGCCAGCAGTAAGCAGCTCGTTAGCCATCCCAGGACTCTGCCGGAGCCCCTGGTGTCCAGCCTGAACCCTGAGG TGGTATCAACCAGACAGAGCATCTGGAGGTAG
- the RASSF7 gene encoding ras association domain-containing protein 7 isoform X2: MELKVWVDGIQRVVCGVSEQTTCQEVVIALARAIGQTGRYVLVQKLREKERQLLPLECPLESLAKCGQYASDVQFVLRRTGPSVAERPSSEGAPQAPERTFIRASLPIKPRPASTDAPRSREPKKSMTFSLGPTGSSDPFAMSRWRHQVREGMDLEGSGVVQPSKEELFRRVLWQQEQLHSLEAHGVTLETDLRLWECGRLAGQEDEILYLEHLVRRNETELGEEEFWQSELWLEKECERERQERVRSLRASLEEYTQRIYELSAQTEALQEEIQWEMAERAKRGKETPMPSPTELEDMAAKMKRDLEAKVKQGTQLESNLASVEKALEEAERNLQVFLSPPALTHLPEPAVSSSLAIPGLCRSPWCPA; the protein is encoded by the exons ATGGAGCTGAAGGTCTGGGTGGATGGAATCCAGAGGGTCGTCTGCGGCGTCTCAGAACAAACTACCTGCCAAGAAGTGGTTATTGCCTTGGCGCGGGCCATCG GTCAGACGGGCCGCTATGTGCTGGTGCAGAAGCTGCGGGAGAAGGAGCGTCAGCTGCTGCCGCTGGAGTGCCCCTTGGAGTCCCTGGCCAAGTGTGGGCAGTATGCCAGTGATGTGCAGTTTGTCCTGCGGCGGACGGGCCCCAGTGTGGCCGAGCGGCCCTCCTCAGAGGGTGCTCCCCAAGCTCCCGAGAGGACATTCATCCGGGCCAGCTTGCCCATCAAGCCCAGACCTGCCAGCACAGATGCACCCCGTTCCCGGGAGCCAAAAAAATCCATGACCTTCAGCTTGGGTCCTACAGGCTCCAGTGACCCATTTGCCATGAGCCGCTGGAGGCACcaagtgcgggaagggatggacTTGGAAGGCAGTGGAGTTGTCCAGCCCTCCAAGGAGGAACTGTTTAGGAGGGTGCTGTGGCAACAGGAGCAACTGCATTCCTTGGAGGCCCATGGGGTCACTCTGGAGACGGACCTACGGCTCTGGGAGTGTGGCCGGCTTGCTGGCCAGGAGGATGAGATCCTCTACCTGGAGCACCTGGTGCGGAGAAACGAGACAGAGCTGGGCGAGGAGGAGTTTTGGCAGAGTGAGCTCTGGCTGGAGAAGGAGTGTGAGCGGGAGCGGCAGGAGCGGGTTAGGAGCCTGCGGGCCAGCCTGGAGGAGTACACCCAGAGGATCTATGAGCTGAGTGCCCAGACTGAAGCCCTGCAGGAGGAGATCCAGTGGGAGATGGCTGAGAGGGCCAAGAGGGGGAAGGAGACTCCTatgcccagccccacagagctgGAGGACATGGCTGCCAAGATGAAGAGAGACCTGGAGGCCAAGGTCAAGCAAGGCACCCAGCTGGAGAGCAACCTGGCCAGCGTGGAGAAAGCCCTAGAGGAAGCTGAAAGGAATCTGCAG GTTTTCCTCTCACCACCGGCACTGACTCACCTCCCCGAGCCAGCAGTAAGCAGCTCGTTAGCCATCCCAGGACTCTGCCGGAGCCCCTGGTGTCCAGCCTGA